From Arachis stenosperma cultivar V10309 chromosome 2, arast.V10309.gnm1.PFL2, whole genome shotgun sequence, one genomic window encodes:
- the LOC130963158 gene encoding transcription factor MYB3R-3-like codes for MSSTMSPGIGSQASASPPHRRTTGPIRRARGAWTAEEDETLRNAVAAFKGKSWKKIAEFFPDRTDVQCLHRWQKVLSPELVKAPWTRE; via the exons ATGAGTTCCACTATGTCCCCAGGGATAGGTAGCCAGGCATCGGCTTCACCCCCTCATCG GAGAACTACTGGTCCTATAAGGCGAGCAAGGGGTGCTTGGACAGCAGAGGAG GATGAGACATTAAGGAATGCTGTTGCAGCCTTTAAGGGAAAGAGTTGGAAAAAAATAG CTGAGTTTTTCCCTGATAGAACAGATGTTCAATGTCTGCACAGATGGCAAAAAGTTCTTAGTCCAGAACTTGTTAAAGCACCTTGGACTAGGGAGTGA